TGACACTTTCCTCGGAGGCGCCTGAACAAACGACGAGTCCGACTGACCATGAACATGCACCGAGCGGCGGATACTCCGAGCGCCTTTCGGGAACGGTGGATCGGCTGGCTCAATTTCTCCTTGGCCGCATCCCTGGTTCCCTTCTCTTACCGGTTCCCTCCCCTGGACCGCATGGTCGATATGGTCCGCCGGGATGAGGGAGTCCGGGTCCTGAGCGGAAGACGGGGAGACCGCATGGACGAGACCGACATCTCGCGCCAATTCCGGTCCCTTCCCATCCAGGAGGCCCTGGACTCACCATTCCAGATGTCCCATTTCGACCTCGCCCGGTTCCAGCGACCGGGCGGGATCCTGGAGGGACTGGAGGAGCAGGTGATGGTTCCCTGGAAGCGTTTCCTCCATTCGGCCGGCTTCACCTGGCGGAGATGCTTCCCCATCCTGTTCTTCTCGGGTCCGGGCTGCGCCACCAACTACCACATGGACCTCTCCCACGTCCTGGCCTGGCAGATCTGGGGGACCAAGCATTTCCATGGCCTGACGGATCCCGGCCGCTGGGCGCCCCTGGACGAGGTGGTGCAGGAAGCCCGCCGGGAGGAGTTGTCCAAGCCTCGCGGACTAAAGCCCGAGGATGTCCTCACTTTCGTCATGAAGCCGGGCGACTGCCTCTGGAACCAGCTCCTGACGCCCCACTGGGTGGAAGCAAGCTCGGAGACGGCCGTGAGCCTGAACCTCTCTCCCGGAGGACTGCGCTGCCAGGGCCGGCTCGCTCCCCAGGAGCAAGCCTTGGAAGAGTGGTGGAAGACCCACCCCGACGAAGTCTGGCTGGGACCGCCGCATCTGCTGGAATAGGAGGTAGGACTGTTGGTCCCCCACTGGAAGGGCGACTTTCCAGTCGACCATTCTTTCCAAATACAAAGTAGGATAGAGCGCATGTTCGAAGAATTCACCCGAACCCGCATCGACGCCAACGGCACCTCCATCCACCTCGTCCACGGCGGACAGGGCCCTCCGCTCCTGCTGCTTCACGGATACCCCCAGACCCACGTCATGTGGCATAAGACGGCGCCGCTGCTGGCGCCGCACTTCACCGTGGTCGCACCCGACCTGCGCGGCTACGGCGACAGCGGAAAACCTCCCGTCCCCCCGGGAGACCTGAACGTCTACTGCAAGCGGACCACGGCCAACGACCAGGTCCAGGTCATGGCCCATCTGGGCTTCGATTCCTTCCACTTAGTGGGCCACGATCGCGGCGCCCGGGTCGGACACCGGATGGCCCTGGACCATCCGGACCGGGTCCGAACCCTGACCTCCCTGGACGTGGTCCCCTCCCAGGCGGCCTTCGACATAATGGACAAGGACCTGTCTTTTGCCTGGTTTCACTGGCATTTAATGCGGCAACCCGAACCTTTTCCTGAAACTCTTATCGGCAACAGCGCCAAGTTCTACCTGGATTTCCTCCTGGAGCGATGGTGCGGCATCGAAGGCTCCATCACCCCGGAGGCCTACGACGAATATCTGCGCTGTTTCTCCGACCCCGAGACGATCCGCGCCACCTGCCTGGACTACCGGGGCATCGAGTTGGACCTGGTCCACGACGAGGAGGACCGGGGTCGGCGGCTGACCTGTCCGGTCCTGGCGCTTTGGGGCAGCGACACCACCAAGCGTCCAGGATGGCAGACCGGAGCCAGTCTGGATATGCTCACGGTGTGGCGGGAGAGAGCCGTGGAGGTCCGGGGTCGAGCCTTGGCCTGCGGGCACTTCCTGCCTGAGGAGCTGCCCCAGGAGACAGCCGGTGAAATCATGAAGTTCCTGGGAGTCTGCCCAGATTCCTGATTCGTCGGCGTGAGTCTTGGATTGAAGGAGCATCCCTGATGATGAGACATCCCTGCCAGCTTGATTGTCCTGACCGCGCTCGCCATCGTCATCGGCGCCTGCCAGCCGGCTCCCGAGCCAAAGACGCCATCCGACCCGCCCAAGATCCGTCTGGAGGTGGGTGATCCCGTGACGGTGCCTACCGACCAATACCCGGGCCTGTCCTACGGGCCCCGGATGGTGACCCTGCCGGACGGAAGAGTCCTGGTGGGCCGGGGAGAGATCGCCTTGACCACGACCGACTCGGGGACGACATGGGACGTGGGCCCGGCCATCGCCAGGCCGCACCTGCTTCCTCTCCGGGACGGAAGCTATTTCTTCCTGAAGGGCCGCGGTTCTGCCACCGGCGAGCCGGGGCTGTTCTCCCTGGAAATGGCGAACGTCCAGTCCCTGGATGAAAACGCCACCGAAGAACGGATCTCCTGGTCCCCCGCCACGGCGCGTGTCGACCGGTGGACGCCGCTGACGGCCGACAACGAGACCGAAGTGGACTACCTGGGCGTCGGGGGCCCGTTTTTGGAGTTGGATGATGGGACCCTGCTGGCCGCCTGCTACGGGAATTTCCAGGGAGACACGGTGCCCATGGAGGGATTTCCCGCCACCAGCGGCCAGAAGTGGTTCAAGTACCGAACCTACCTGCTGTCCTCCAGCGACGGCGGCGCCACCTGGGAGTACCTCTCCACCATCGCTTACGACGGGGAGACCGGACAGGAGAGCTTCTGCGAACCGGCCATGGTGGACCTGGGCGGCGGGGAGCTGTTGGCGGTGATGCGGACCGGCCGTTTCGCGCCCATGTTCCAGGTCCGTTCCCTGGACGGCGGCAAGACCTGGCAGGAACCGGAGTCCATGCACATCCTAGGTTTAGCGCCCCAGATGGTCCTGCTGGAGAACGGCGCCCTCGTGTGCAGCTTCGGCTGGAGACGTCTGAAGGTGGGCTACGGACATGGACTCAACGACGAGGGCGGACCGTACCCGGTCGCGTTGCGGGATTACCAGGAACGCTATCTTCAAGACGTGGGCATCGAGAACCCGTCCGAAGCGGCCGGCGACTACGTGATGGTCAGCCTGGACAAGGGGAAGACCTGGTCCGAGCCCCGCAAGTTCGCCGAGCCCCTCACCTCCGGATACACCCTCCTGGCCGCCACCGGACCCGACACCGTCCTGGTCATGTCAGCCAGACTCACCATTCCGGGCCAGTCCCAGGAGCGTCACCTGGAGATATGGGAGCGGGAATGGCCCCAGTGGTCCGACAAGTCCGTCGTGGTAAGAGTCGCCCGAAAGATCCGCGTCGTGCTGTAAGGGTAGGAGGGGGACTGTTAGTCCCCCCGTCTTCCCTCTTCCTCGTTGCTGCGGGGGTAGAAAAACCCCGCTCCTGTCAGGCGTGAACCGGCTCCACTCCCCGGACCGCCCTCATCTCCGCCTCTTCCCACGCCGGAAGCCGCCGGGCGTATTCCTGCGCCCGCGCGACGAAATCCAACCCGGCCAGATTCATCCACGCTTCGGTGAGGCGCCGAAACACTGGCCCCGGCCGCCCATTCCCCACCGTCTGCCCCTCGAAACTGGCAGCGTGGACCAGGGAGTAGGTGGTCGCCGTGCAGAAGACCTCGTCGGCCTGCAAGGCCTCGTAACGGCCCAGATTCGCCTCCTGCACCGGAATCCCCAACTCGTTCGCCAGATCGATAATGGTTGCCCGGGAGACTCCCAACAGAATATTCCGCCCCTCCGGCGTCAGAAGCACGCCGTCCCGAACCAGGAAAATGTTCCAGCCGGGGCCTTCGGCCAGGAACCCGTCCGGGTCCATGAGGACCGGCCACTTGTTCTCCCCCATCCGAGCCCCCTGCAGCACGGCCATCTGGTAGTGCAGGCGGCTGCGGGTCTTGGCCTTGGCGTCCACCAGTTGCGCCGGCAACGCCTGCTGGGACGCGATGACCACGTCCACGCCTGAATCGTAATTCGGTGCAAAGTGCCCCATGTGGGTGACCAGGGGCCAACAGTTGATGGAGACGGTGGGTTGCACACCCTTGGGAAATGCGCTCCGGTAGAGCGACAGCGGTCCCCGGGACACGTCATGCATGATCTGCCAGTCCATGTCGCGGGGCTCGGTGGGAAAGTTCCGCTCCAGAGTCTCCAAGGTGAGATCGTACATCTCCTGTGCGGTCATGCCGGGATCGATCTCCAGCAGGCGAAGCGACGCATAGAGGCGATGCAGGTGATGTCCCAGGCGAAAAGGCTTCCCCCCGAACGTCCGCGCCACCTCGAAGGCCATGTCTCCGAACATGAGGGACGAGTCGAATATGGAGACCCGGGCCTCGGACTCGGGGACGAAGTCACCGTTGAAATAGACGATTCTTCCTGACATCAGCGCTCCTCCAAGTGCCGATTGTACTCGTTTGGTTCGTCTTTCTCACGCCCGGCGCCAGGCCGGTGAGCCGACCACCGCCGCAGCGTTGACCAAATGCGCCGCTACCGAGGCATTCCCTGAATAAAGGTGCTCACCCCCTGCGTAAAATCGTCCTCGACCTGCTCGGTGAAGGGAGTGACGCGGCCCGGTTCATAACCCCCTTCCGAGAATGCCTGCCGGGTGGGCAGGTACCCCAAGAAACCATTCGTATAGCCGGCAAAAAACGTGTAGGGAAAAGGCGAATGGTTGCGGACGTTGATGGCGATCTCACAGAACAGCTCGACCGGTGCCGACCAGATGACGAGATCCCGGTTGATCTTCAGGAAACGCACCGGCACGCGAACCAGGCTCGCTCCGGTCTCCGTCACCCGAAGGTAATGGGCCAGCTCCTCGACCCATCCGAATCCTTCCTTGCGGGGACTCTCAACGACCGTTTCTCCGGTCCACAAGGTGACCTTTGAAGTGCCGCTCCTCAGTGAGGCATTCGCCTGCAGGATCCGGTCCCCCAGCAACACGTTGAACTGGGTGATGTGACCTCTCTTGAAATTCGGACGAGTGCTGTAGATGGGAGCGATATTCCCGGCCGCGCCGTTGACGTACAGCATCGGGGCGCCCAGCTTGTCCTCCACGTACTCGGCCACGATCCCCTGGGCATCTCCGCTGATCAGGAGATTTTCGGACCCGAGAACGGTCCCGTGCATGGCGTAGATGGCAATCAGGCCCAGCGGCGAACCATCCGGCCGGTCCAGCCGGATTAGCCCGATCTGACGGTCCACCGGTCCGTCCGGGTTCATGCCCAACGAGGCACTCCCGTCAACGTCGATGGCGCGCCGATTGATATTCGCCATCGAGTAACCGGTCGTCACTGCAAGACGCGCCGGCTCCAGCTTGGAGCGAGCCTCGCGAACGCCCTCGATCAATCGGCTCTTCACCCACTCCGAATACTCCGGGTTGGGCTCGTGCAAGTACCGGTTGGGCAGCATGATCTTGACGATTCCCGGAGAGCCCACTTCCGGAGCCGAATGGGTGTGAGTCAGGGTCCACCACACCTGATGGGACTTGATCCCCGTCTCCTGTTCCAACTCCCTGGAAAACTGCTCGTAGAACGCCGGAGAAATGGCGGCCAGATCCGAGGAGACCAGGAAGAACTGCATCTTCCCGTCATCCATCGCGGCAATTCGATGATAGAGGCGGTCGTGGACGCCCTCGGACCGTCTCGGACCGTAGCCCAACAGCCACTGAGGAATTTCCGGAGTGATATCCACCTTGACACAGGAGGCCCGAAAATCCCCGGAGCCCGCTCCAACGAACGTTCCCACCGAAGCCAGAACGAACATGAGAACCAAGATTCCGATCCCGCCAACCTCCTTCAATTTGGAGATCTGTCCCGCCATAACGCCCTCCCTCATTGCAACGGCGCGTCCCGTCCTCATTCAACCCCCGCCGGAATCCTCACCCGGCGCCGGTCCACGCCGCCCCGGGTGGAGTGAATGGAGACCTTCGCCTCGACCGACTCGACATCCTTGAGCCGGACCCTCCAGGCCACGGTCCGGTTCTCCGCCGGGTCCAGCCAACCCGCTTCGATGTCCTTGCTGCGGAGCGACGGCTCCAGGACCTGCACCCGGCCGCTCTCCACAAGCTCGTCGTCGAACTCGATCCGGGCCGTGTCCGGTTTCACGATCTTGACGAGCCGGGCCTGGACCAGGGCCGTGGGGAGATGGCCCACGTTGCGGTAGGTGAACTCGATGGAATAGTCCCCGGGAGCCAGGGGCCTCACCCGGACCCGTGAGATCCGGACCTGCGGCAGTTGTTTGGCCAGGAACAGATTGAACCGGGTGCTCTTGCTGGCCCACTCCTCGAGCAGGTCCACGGGTGGGTTCCAAAAGGCGAACTTGGGCGTAAACCCGCCGATCTCCACCTCCCCCAACTGGGGATGCGGGATCTTCTTCCAGGGGATGAACTCCTTGCCTCCGCGCTCCCGGTCATTCCAGACCAGGGCATCGTAGTCGTCCAGTCTTCCGTCCCCGTCGTAGTCCTCCTGCCGGCCGATGTTCCAGAGCTCGTCGTTGTACCAGATGGAGCCGAAGTAGGAATATCCAAAGTCGGGCCCGTGGCCGAACAGGGGGATGGGCAGGCTCGGTTCCCCGGTGATGACGTGGAAGGGATGGACGTTCCTGTAGTCCTCGTAGACGTCGCCGGCCCAGGGGTACCCGGAAATCGCCTTCGCCTGCTTGTCGAGATAGACGTACCACTTGAGGTCGTCCGGTGCCATGGTCTCCTGGCTGCGGCTGGTGGAGGGCGGGCGCAGGTGCATGGCCATGGGCGTGTCCATGGACTGGCCGATGGCCACGTTGGGATGGGTCAGCAGGAAGAGGACCACCGCCCGCGTCTCCGGCTCGGACAGTGGGTATTCGCCCGCTCCTACCTGGGTGAATCCCCGCTCCGTGGCGTCCCGTCCCGGTTC
The Acidobacteriota bacterium DNA segment above includes these coding regions:
- a CDS encoding alpha/beta hydrolase translates to MFEEFTRTRIDANGTSIHLVHGGQGPPLLLLHGYPQTHVMWHKTAPLLAPHFTVVAPDLRGYGDSGKPPVPPGDLNVYCKRTTANDQVQVMAHLGFDSFHLVGHDRGARVGHRMALDHPDRVRTLTSLDVVPSQAAFDIMDKDLSFAWFHWHLMRQPEPFPETLIGNSAKFYLDFLLERWCGIEGSITPEAYDEYLRCFSDPETIRATCLDYRGIELDLVHDEEDRGRRLTCPVLALWGSDTTKRPGWQTGASLDMLTVWRERAVEVRGRALACGHFLPEELPQETAGEIMKFLGVCPDS
- a CDS encoding sialidase family protein produces the protein MIVLTALAIVIGACQPAPEPKTPSDPPKIRLEVGDPVTVPTDQYPGLSYGPRMVTLPDGRVLVGRGEIALTTTDSGTTWDVGPAIARPHLLPLRDGSYFFLKGRGSATGEPGLFSLEMANVQSLDENATEERISWSPATARVDRWTPLTADNETEVDYLGVGGPFLELDDGTLLAACYGNFQGDTVPMEGFPATSGQKWFKYRTYLLSSSDGGATWEYLSTIAYDGETGQESFCEPAMVDLGGGELLAVMRTGRFAPMFQVRSLDGGKTWQEPESMHILGLAPQMVLLENGALVCSFGWRRLKVGYGHGLNDEGGPYPVALRDYQERYLQDVGIENPSEAAGDYVMVSLDKGKTWSEPRKFAEPLTSGYTLLAATGPDTVLVMSARLTIPGQSQERHLEIWEREWPQWSDKSVVVRVARKIRVVL
- a CDS encoding aminotransferase class IV, producing the protein MSGRIVYFNGDFVPESEARVSIFDSSLMFGDMAFEVARTFGGKPFRLGHHLHRLYASLRLLEIDPGMTAQEMYDLTLETLERNFPTEPRDMDWQIMHDVSRGPLSLYRSAFPKGVQPTVSINCWPLVTHMGHFAPNYDSGVDVVIASQQALPAQLVDAKAKTRSRLHYQMAVLQGARMGENKWPVLMDPDGFLAEGPGWNIFLVRDGVLLTPEGRNILLGVSRATIIDLANELGIPVQEANLGRYEALQADEVFCTATTYSLVHAASFEGQTVGNGRPGPVFRRLTEAWMNLAGLDFVARAQEYARRLPAWEEAEMRAVRGVEPVHA
- a CDS encoding neutral/alkaline non-lysosomal ceramidase N-terminal domain-containing protein, translating into MAGQISKLKEVGGIGILVLMFVLASVGTFVGAGSGDFRASCVKVDITPEIPQWLLGYGPRRSEGVHDRLYHRIAAMDDGKMQFFLVSSDLAAISPAFYEQFSRELEQETGIKSHQVWWTLTHTHSAPEVGSPGIVKIMLPNRYLHEPNPEYSEWVKSRLIEGVREARSKLEPARLAVTTGYSMANINRRAIDVDGSASLGMNPDGPVDRQIGLIRLDRPDGSPLGLIAIYAMHGTVLGSENLLISGDAQGIVAEYVEDKLGAPMLYVNGAAGNIAPIYSTRPNFKRGHITQFNVLLGDRILQANASLRSGTSKVTLWTGETVVESPRKEGFGWVEELAHYLRVTETGASLVRVPVRFLKINRDLVIWSAPVELFCEIAINVRNHSPFPYTFFAGYTNGFLGYLPTRQAFSEGGYEPGRVTPFTEQVEDDFTQGVSTFIQGMPR
- a CDS encoding M14 family metallopeptidase, whose protein sequence is MKWKRKNLTCIAAPFLAAACASAGFALQPHSESGADEDKASEPYRVGGKRDGPSFFPRVHYPEVKPLKEGELDFRHYPTYGEIHGFLRKWSREYPQILDLYSVGRSFEGREIWQVTVTNRETGKDTDKPAMFAEGGRHSGETASSVSIVQLIHQLVTGYGKDPEITHLVNTKAFYLRPVNNPDGTELFLNTAQTNRSSVRPHDTDGDGLLDEDPGEDLDGDGLLLQMRRHVGEGKGNAIRDPRDPDRLMKTVPEGEGDWQVDPEGVDNDGDGKFNEDGIGGLDLHRNYPENWRPEPGRDATERGFTQVGAGEYPLSEPETRAVVLFLLTHPNVAIGQSMDTPMAMHLRPPSTSRSQETMAPDDLKWYVYLDKQAKAISGYPWAGDVYEDYRNVHPFHVITGEPSLPIPLFGHGPDFGYSYFGSIWYNDELWNIGRQEDYDGDGRLDDYDALVWNDRERGGKEFIPWKKIPHPQLGEVEIGGFTPKFAFWNPPVDLLEEWASKSTRFNLFLAKQLPQVRISRVRVRPLAPGDYSIEFTYRNVGHLPTALVQARLVKIVKPDTARIEFDDELVESGRVQVLEPSLRSKDIEAGWLDPAENRTVAWRVRLKDVESVEAKVSIHSTRGGVDRRRVRIPAGVE